Below is a genomic region from Medicago truncatula cultivar Jemalong A17 chromosome 3, MtrunA17r5.0-ANR, whole genome shotgun sequence.
AGTTTGTTGGAGTCATTTCCCTTGAGGATTTGTTCGTTCCAAGCCTCAACACTGTGGACTTCAATCACTTGTCCTTCTTCCGCCATTTTCCTCTGTCTTAAACTTAGATTAGCTATGATCTCAAACAAAGCCGGCCTCTTATATAAGATTTTCTAATTAGTCAACCATGTTAATCTCTGTCAAGTATCAAAACATGGACACCTCATCACCCCATGACATAACAAGAAGAAGCGCGTCATGTGTGAATGCAATCAAACGTGATcaattgtttattttgttaGCTGTTGACGTGCGTGTCCATAACATTAAAGAGGTGACAAgtataaatcaataaattatatttttaattgatttctgttaaaaataaaaataaaaactccaaATAAACATTGCTAGGGTTCTTCTTCCTATTATTCATCCTTATcttcatcaaattaaaaataaaaattcatattggTTCACTGATCaactttcatcatcttcatccatattatcttcttttaaaaagaaatttagaaaattccaaattaattttttttagagttctTCAAACCCATAAAATTAATACCTTAAAATTCAAACTATTGAAGCTTAATCCCAATAGATTGAAGTTCCTTACATATCCGTTCCCGGTGAATTTTAAGCAAAATTTTCAACGTGAATGTAACAAAATCCAGTTTCAAGAGGCAGTGGCATTGCCGTTGTCAGGACCCTAGACCGGGGATTCAgactttttaatttcataatttttgagagaaatttcaattttttttacaagagatgTCTAATATGAGTCTGGTTCAAAGGTGGATTGTGCAAGGGTTGGATTTTGAGGGTGTTCAGACCAGAAAAACAGTAGGATTATTGGGGGTAATTCCAAATGGCTGAGGGGGTTCAGCTACATCCCCCGAATAATAGGTGGCTCCGCCTCTGAACCACTAGTATAAAAAGTCAAGGGAGCTGTTATGAACCGGTCCAAGAGCCAAAATCCTTATCACGTAAGGCCCAAACACCCAGAGGCTCAACCTGTCAAGATTCTTCTCAACCTTGGATTCTAACCGTTCTTTAACCTCTTTAACCTGCCAAAGTCAAGCATTGATGAAGCTCCGTCCATAACGGATCCTCAATCACTCTCCAATGGCTCCTTTTGGTGCCTATAAAAAGAATCTTTCACCAACCTCGACGGCTGGTCAATCTCAGTCAATTGACCTTAATTACAAAAGATTaatagcaatgggtgaaacttGGTGACAAAAACATTCCCTTTTCCATGCCCAAACTGTGTTCAGGAGGAAAAGAGTAAATATTTGGTTTCAATCTTCCAAACAGGAACATACCTACTACCAAAGGTCTGTGGGCACTAGGCTGCACATGGATTTCAAAACCAAAGTATTTATAGAGTTATGGGCACTAGGCTCTTTAATTGTTCCTATTTCTACTCCTTTCATTTGGTTCATCTTGCGAAAATTAAGATTTCAATTGTTCCTATTTGTAAGCCCTATAAACTCATGTCATATTTTTGTTACGTGTAAGCTCTCAATTCAAATCTGGAAAAAGCCTGGGCTATGGGATAGTATTCAATCACACATTATGTATGTTGATGGAAAGATGGACCTCCTTTTTATTGTTGCTAATAAACTGTCAAATTTGCATCAAAGTATGTGGAGCATCTAGAGAAGCCACAATCTTCAATTATCGGAGAAAGTCATTTAGAGTGTATCTGCAGTTTGACATCAAGCGGCTACTTACCTTCAGCAATGGCAATGGGCGAATTTTAATGCAAACAGATCTCGTGCCCTTATTGTAAGGCCAGCTGATATAAACTGGACAAAACATCCAATGGGGAAGCTAAATTGTGATATCGATGCAATCTTCACAAGTAATAAGGTAAACAttggttccttcaaaaaaaaaaaaaaaaggcaaacaTTGGTATGTGCTATGAGCAAACTGATGTAGTTAGTGGCCAGGTTGCATCAATGGCTAATCCCCAAGATTTTGATATTATACTCGCTTGTACTTTTCATGCCATCGTAAGAATGACATATTGATATGTGATAAATTTGTTTCCTTCGCACACAAAAAATGATAAGTAGTCATATAAtgttgacataaaataattccTCTCCATCATGGACAGACTTGCAGCAGGGTTGAcggtttttaatttttgtcaaaaaagttaCAGTATGTGTAAGAATAAATTTTAGGTAGTCACCAAAACATACTTCCACTTATCAGAATCACGAAGATTTGGCAATTGACGGCATTTCACATTTGAAGTTTTGTTTCAAGTTCaatataagaaaattgaagCGTGGGCCACCCAATCAAAAGAGGGTCCATTGATGGATAATCTAATAAGAAAAGAGTAATGCCAGGACAGCAATAAGAATAAGAACATAACACACAAAgctaaatattttcataaatgcTATCTCCTTGCTAATGCAAGTTAGTTGTTCATTGGCGAAAGTGTTTCAAGTACTACCACACAACGATTTTATTCACATATCCAGCCATGTTCTAAAGATTCTAAATTCCAAACCATACTGAAACCAGGTAAACTGACTCAAATAGCAAAATGCAAACTGACTCAAATAGCAAAATGCAAACTGACTCGAATTAGAAAATGGTTTGTTCATATGACCCTTCAAGCATCAGTAGTTGCATGCTTGGTTATTGCTGCTTGCAGCTGCTCCTTCTGAGCACCGACAACCTTGTCCACAAGTTTTCCTTCTTTCAAGAACAGGAATGTTGGCATAGCATCAACTGCCCACTCCTCAGCAACAGTCTGAAGAAATTAATGCAAGTTAATTGCAGGATTCTtagttaaagaaaaagaaatcataAAGCTTTAGGACTtaagattaaaaacaataataatgtcATGTGGTAAATTTTGATATGCTCACcttcaattcatcaacatcaaccTTGAGGAAGGTGACATTTGGCAGCTTTTTAGCAATCTCTGCCAAAATTGGGGCAATGAAACGGCACGGGCCACACCAAGAAGCAGTGAAATCAACTACAATCTGTCAATGTGATTTCTTTTCAGTACTGTGAACTTCTTTAAAATTAAGTGGTGAAAAATCAACAATTCTAAGGAATCACAACCGAAGATGCTACAATCTTCAATATCAAGAGTTAAAACATGAAACTAAGGCAGTTAAAAGTTCTAAAAACACAAAGGTCAAACAAAGATTTGACACAAGGTTAGATGAAGATTGCATGCCAGAAATCATTGAAGATTTAGCGTCAGGAAATACTGTAAGTTCAGGTTGGTTTACCGTAAAAAAGGGGTTGGCTGAAGTTGATGAAATAACAGGCTGGTTTGTTGAAAATGTTTAAGATAAAGAGAACATAAAATGAACAGAACATTTCAAATTGTCAAACAATACAAAAGACGAAGCACCGACTCTTATTTATACTAATATTAGACTCCGAATTCTAATCTAAGTATCAAACTAAGAAcaaattacaacaacaacaacaacgaagcCTTATCCCATTGAGTGTGGCTAAGAACAAAttacaatattgaataaataatagaATCAAAATTAACTTAGACAAAACATTAGCCCTTATTTATACTAATATGAAAACTAACAAATTACCCTAATGAGCAATTTTCGTCTCCCAACAATATTGAGCTTGAACTTaatcctcatttttttttttaaggaacttaaTCCTCATTTCTTAAAATTTCAAGAATCAAATAATTTCATCAGTTTCCTCTAACTTAAAACCCTTAAATCCCAACACTTTTTGGTCACTATTATGagcaaaaaatcacttttagattcattaaacaACTGATGCTGTTGGTCGGTAAAACTAATATTGACCATATGCATCAGTTGTTCAATGAACCGGAAAAGTTGACAAACAGAATAGATTAACCATTTTAAACATTCCTTTTCTCAAaatatttcattcataaaaaagatAATCTCAAACCCTCTCTCCATCTTCTAAACCATGTTCAAATCGtttcatatcaaatttaaaCCCTATGCTCTAAATCATTATTTAGTGTCATCCAATTGAAGGATTAAATTCACACATCAACAATACCAGAATAATAATCAATAGTAAAATTGATAAATCCCTAAAAAGTCGCTAACAATGGATGCAACAATTAGATCCCTAAACTAAGGAAATGAAAAACCCTAGTGCGGTTATAATTTCGaattaaaaacgtaaaaaaaaaaaaaaaaaaaaaatataaaaaaaaaaacaattttgagaGTAATTACGAACCAGTTTCTTGGATCCATTTCCCTTCTCGAGGTGTTCCTTCCAAGCCTCCACAGTGTGAACTCCGATCACGTGTCCCTCTTCTGCtgccatttttttctttcttcgtaCAAATTACGCTTTTGCTTTCAAATGTCTATTTTTTTCGCTTAGATTAGCTCTGATCCTAACTTGAAGCCCGATGTTtgttatatactccctccgtcccttaataaatcacctagttgacaatatgcattattgacttgatatactttgaccatacttttctactaattcacaaagataaataatatcatgtaagatgttgttgaattcgtctcaatgagtatttttaaatattaaatttttataattttttttagtggagaattgaaaatatcaaagataaaatatatgcaTTGATATGTGTGTCAGAGccaactaggtcatttatttagggacggagggagtactctGTAAGAAAATACGTTACACGCGTTACCTGTGTTGTCCACGTTTACGTGTCACATTCTCATTTGTGAAAGCTTGTAGTCGTCATCACCCATGTCACAACAAACGCGTCAACTGTGACCTCGCGTGACCAATTTTAgtctttttgttatattttggtcatttttaattctaataaaGTTTGGGCCAATAATTTCGGTGGGCCGTAGAGAATGAATCGGGCCTTAATAGTTAATATCATACTCCATTCATTCATCAAATAGAAATGAATCCAGATATTCACTTTAGCAAATTTTAGTAATAAAGACCTCTCTCCTAAAACAAAACATGTTTTGACGAGTATCATTTTTAGTTAAAACGAGCCCCCTCTTCAAATACATGCATAACTTTGTTAAGGATatccatttatatatatttagttgGCTGGAGTATATGTGAAGAATGAGACATCTGTGAACTTCTTGTCTAGTTCTTAAAATATCGAATATCAACACTTAAACCAATATATATTTTGGTGTACGAGTGAGTCTGTGAGAAATATGTATGTGTGAACTTGATTGAGGTTTTCTCCTTGTGGGATTGGGGACCATGCCAGGACAATCAATCTCAAAGTTGCATCAAACAAACATTGGAATCAACATTAAGATTGATGTTCTTGGCTTCATAGCGTTAAGGGCCTGTTTGTTTCAACGTACATTTTCTATCGGTATccatttattattaaaaaaaatgaattaatcttGCATTTACTTAAAAAAAGATCATGTATAATAATTATGTTATATCTCTCAAGTCCATATACTATTAGAGCATCTACAATGGGAGAGTTTTAAACATTTAAGACCTAGAACCTAATAGGTACCCCcattgtggaaaaaaaaattgaaggtctTAAAAAATACAAGGTCTAAATTAAGACCTCATTCTTAAATGGGCCCACATCACCttttcattaaattaataattaaaaagtgtattaaaatagataatgtattaaataaataatattggtggGACCCAATTAAACCTTTTGTTAGAGGGTCTCCATTGGAGTGGTTGAGTACCTATTagatactattattaaaaaaatcattaaaaaatgatGTGTCAATATGAGACCCATTTAAAACCTCAAAATAATATACACGGGGAgtctccattgtggatgctcttatgtctaaaatgattgattttatcattaaaaaaactaatgtaTTAACCCGTGCAATGCACGGGGAgaaatttgtcaaaataatatACAATAGAATATActaaaacaacaaatttattatttattggatgcaatttttaacaattgattacataacaaaataatataaatatttttttttttgtcaaatagcctagtggctagagctcacacaaattaattatggagaagtgaagtgttcggggttcgaacctcgacttctacatataatatgcaatatccctaccaactgaactaagctcacgggaatatagaaatactttttattgaatgaatagaaatattttatgtacgaaataaaaatatggaaaatagAATGAAACACGCGACAAAGAAACACAGTTTCTTGTCTTCCCATACTTACTCTTGATggtttgtcaaaacaaaaatttctatTGAATTTAGCTTATATTAAACACATTtcctccctaaaaaaaaattaaaaataaaatcttctcTATTCAATAAGATCTCTTTCATGAACTatagtaatttaatttttatcatattcAAATAGGCCAAGTTTATAAGTTTCTTAAATACACCTAAATACACGATTTTATGTGCATAAATATGCACCATAAACACTTGTAATGTGCCATCAGTAAGATCCTCGGTCATCAATTTTAATCAACTTTAAATAAGCCAAGTTTCACAAATCAGTCCAAGTACACCACCATTTAATCTTACAAAAAATTACCTGTgagaataaatctaaaaaaatagtttgtttttCCGACTATTCTTCTACGTTGAAATATTAAGATATCCTAATTTTGGCAGCCTATTAGCACTCacaacattgttgaaacaaaatatAAGCTGCACCTTAAAATAGCTTCTAAACaattgatagaaaataatttacaaaaggactaaaaaacataaaaccacCAACATATGGCCAGAGTACTTGTGGCACAACGGACACATCTTTATGAATTAAACTTCCGTAAGAATACTTAATTGGCATCAGACTTTCCAAGAGTATTGTAATTCAGAAGCTTCTCAATAAGGTCACATCACATGGATAATAAACATGCACATGCAACAATATCAAACCCAAAGCATCAAATGCATATCCTTCAGTCATACTCAGCGGTCCTCTCTGCTCATGCCACACCAGAGAGTACTTCAATCTTcttttaagagttttgcatCAGTTTTACTTGGAAGAAGAGATATCAtatgtaaaacaaaattaaaaaagtagAGAAGATTATAGTTGGCAACATTATGTAAAGCATAATAATGGTAATAATATGATCATCTTCATAAACGATTagatataaaatatatacatttttgcCCACCGCATGTCTATGGTTTGTAGTTAAGAGTACATTTCTGCATACTCTTATATGTTGACGTACCGAATGTACTCAAGCCATTTCCATCTCTTTGTAGTTTTTATTCTCTTCCTTTTTGGGTCTAGTCCATACTTCCTCGGGGTTATACCAAACGCAAATGAGTATTCTTGTCCTACTACATGAAACAAATTGATAGTTTATGTAAGGTCAAAATTAAGAACTTGTCTACATTATATAAGAATAGAAAACTTGTCTTTACAACCCAAATAAATAAAGTTGTTATTCATTAGCGAGGAAAGAAAATACAATAATAGTAACTCCAGAGCAAGAAAAGCTTCAACAAAGCATATGCACTGTTaccttaaattaaataaaaactttgCAAAGTATAGGTAGCCTAACGttctaaaaaagttaaatgCAAAGACTGATGTAAGTCTACTTTGGTGGTAGTTCAACAGGTGTGAGTGTGTGAACCTATTGTCACACATTTTCTGCAAGCTATTGGAGCCTTGCGAAGTTA
It encodes:
- the LOC25490237 gene encoding thioredoxin H-type — encoded protein: MAAEEGHVIGVHTVEAWKEHLEKGNGSKKLIVVDFTASWCGPCRFIAPILAEIAKKLPNVTFLKVDVDELKTVAEEWAVDAMPTFLFLKEGKLVDKVVGAQKEQLQAAITKHATTDA